One region of Triticum aestivum cultivar Chinese Spring chromosome 6B, IWGSC CS RefSeq v2.1, whole genome shotgun sequence genomic DNA includes:
- the LOC123137915 gene encoding lipid phosphate phosphatase epsilon 2, chloroplastic, with translation MLLSPPAPWPRVEPVRLNRLPQRKGRLLSLPRSRRLGLCMAEMAMVGGGSSREPGVSAGEGEAMLGGDKLPGPRAETAATRWTPVEAALNRMSKWLVAGSFAFAALCKRDSEIMWALMGAYANSMLSLVLKKLLNHERPAPALRSDPGMPSSHAQSIFYAATLLVLSVFYWLGTNYLAMIIGATTIASAAYLSWLRISQRLHTLNQVLVGATVGSAFSTMWFALWHLFVREALASSLWVKIPVGLGSEVVCVAFVIYIIRQWFKDAQ, from the exons ATGCTCCTGTCGCCACCAGCCCCATGGCCGCGCGTCGAGCCCGTGCGCTTGAATCGTCTCCCGCAGCGCAAAGGCCGGCTACTCTCGCTTCCGCGTAGCCGGCGGCTCGGCTTGTGCATGGCTGAGATGGCCATGGTCGGGGGTGGGTCATCCCGTGAGCCTGGGGTTTCTGCTGGGGAGGGGGAGGCGATGCTGGGAGGCGACAAGTTGCCCGGTCCgagggcggagacggcggcgacccGGTGGACGCCCGTCGAGGCGGCGCTGAATCGGATG AGTAAATGGCTGGTTGCTGGTTCTTTTGCTTTTGCTGCTCTTTGTAAGCGTGATTCTGAAATTATGTGGGCTTTGATGGGTGCGTATGCAAACTCTATGCTTTCGTTGGTTCTTAAAAAACTGCTCAACCATGAAAGGCCGGCACCAGCTTTGCGGTCTGATCCTGGGATGCCATCATCCCATGCCCAATCTATTTTCTATGCTGCAACACTTCTAGTTCTTTCAG TCTTCTATTGGCTTGGGACAAATTATCTGGCAATGATTATTGGGGCTACAACTATAGCATCGGCCGCCTATCTA TCGTGGCTACGGATATCGCAGCGTCTCCACACACTGAACCAGGTTCTTGTGGGCGCTACTGTAGGATCAGCCTTCAGCACTATGTGGTTTGCGCTCTGGCATTTGTTTGTGCGGGAAGCTCTTGCTTCCTCGTTGTGGGTCAAAATTCCAGTCGGCCTTGGTTCAGAAGTGGTTTGTGTTGCCTTCGTCATCTACATCATTCGGCAGTGGTTCAAGGATGCGCAATGA
- the LOC123137914 gene encoding lipid phosphate phosphatase epsilon 2, chloroplastic: MLLSPPAPWPRVEPARLNRPPQRKGRLLSLPRSRRPRSPRRLGVCMAEMAMVGSGSFREPGVSAGEGDAMLGGGKLPGPRAEAAVTRWTPVEAALNRMSKWLVAASFALAALWKRDAEIMWALMGAVANTVLSSILKKLLNHERPAPALRSDPGMPSSHAQSIFYAATFLVLSVFSWLGTNYLAMILGATTVALASYLSWLRVSQRLHTLNQILVGAAVGLAFSTLWFALWHLLVRDAFASSLWVQIPVVLGSVVFCVSFVVYIIQHWLKDE; encoded by the exons ATGCTCCTGTCGCCACCAGCCCCATGGCCGCGCGTCGAGCCCGCGCGCTTGAATCGCCCCCCGCAGCGCAAAGGCCGGCTACTCTCGCTTCCGCGTAGCCGGCGACCAAGGTCGCCGCGGCGGCTTGGCGTGTGCATGGCTGAGATGGCCATGGTCGGGAGCGGGTCATTCCGGGAGCCTGGGGTTTCTGCCGGGGAGGGAGATGCGATGCTGGGAGGCGGGAAGTTGCCCGGTccgagggcggaggcggcggtgactCGGTGGACACCCGTCGAGGCGGCGCTGAATCGTATG AGTAAATGGCTGGTGGCTGCTTCTTTTGCTCTTGCAGCTCTTTGGAAGCGTGATGCTGAAATTATGTGGGCTTTGATGGGTGCGGTTGCAAACACTGTGCTTTCGTCCATTCTTAAAAAGCTGCTCAACCACGAAAGGCCGGCACCGGCTTTGCGGTCTGATCCTGGGATGCCATCATCCCATGCCCAATCCATTTTCTATGCTGCAACATTTCTAGTTCTTTCAG TGTTCTCCTGGCTTGGGACAAATTATCTGGCAATGATTCTTGGGGCTACAACTGTAGCATTGGCCTCCTATCTA TCATGGCTACGGGTGTCGCAGCGTCTCCACACACTGAACCAGATTCTCGTGGGCGCTGCTGTAGGATTAGCCTTCAGCACTCTGTGGTTTGCGCTCTGGCATTTGCTCGTGCGGGATGCTTTTGCTTCCTCGTTGTGGGTTCAAATTCCGGTCGTCCTTGGTTCAGTAGTGTTCTGTGTTTCCTTTGTCGTCTACATCATTCAGCACTGGCTCAAGGATGAGTAA